The following proteins come from a genomic window of Alicyclobacillus dauci:
- a CDS encoding class II aldolase/adducin family protein, giving the protein MTHDSNDIRSELTKYSTKIVEKNLVAGPGGNISFRVNETVLISPSGASLDEITPSDWVAVDLHTGEILSGARPSSEVNLHLEIYRKRLDVNAIIHTHAIHCIAVSSAGRDIPPMFADFVAIVGDVSYLEYILPTTNDLAIAANQALGQRNAIVLRNHGAITVGSTLKEAYSRMEILEDAAEIYHLSLQMGTPRVLTDEECSDILNLESERYRMNLLKKPQS; this is encoded by the coding sequence ATGACCCACGATTCTAACGATATCCGTTCGGAACTAACGAAGTATTCAACGAAAATCGTCGAAAAAAATCTCGTGGCCGGACCTGGCGGCAACATCAGCTTTCGAGTAAATGAGACTGTCCTCATCTCTCCTTCTGGTGCATCTTTGGATGAAATTACTCCGTCAGATTGGGTAGCTGTTGACCTTCATACAGGGGAAATTCTTTCGGGTGCGAGGCCGTCTTCAGAAGTGAACCTTCACTTGGAAATTTACCGGAAAAGGTTAGACGTAAACGCTATCATCCATACTCATGCTATTCATTGCATCGCTGTTAGCAGTGCGGGGCGGGACATTCCGCCGATGTTCGCTGACTTTGTCGCGATTGTAGGGGATGTCTCCTATTTGGAATATATTCTTCCTACCACAAATGATTTGGCGATAGCCGCCAATCAGGCGTTAGGTCAACGAAACGCTATCGTTCTACGGAACCACGGAGCGATTACCGTAGGCAGCACACTGAAAGAAGCCTATTCTAGAATGGAAATTCTCGAGGATGCTGCTGAAATTTATCATTTGTCCCTGCAGATGGGAACCCCCCGGGTTTTAACCGATGAAGAATGTTCGGATATTCTAAACTTAGAGTCTGAACGGTATCGAATGAATCTATTGAAAAAACCTCAGAGTTAG
- a CDS encoding tyrosine-type recombinase/integrase has translation MMTGFTYSSPVHEFIEGVVRKKRAMGYKYDSCARTLYKFDRFCLEYGCTEPVLSKELVTAWSQKHPNEAQSTLRNRVGVVRQLAVYVNRLGANAYILPKNTIPKGPRYVPHIFSNKELAAFFRQTDACHVQSLAPHRHWIMPLLFRMLYGCGLRVSEALNLRLQDVDLQSGVLTILDGKLNKDRLVPLSAELVARCEAYMKRVHLFSDEITYFFPAPNGQAVTRGNVYKNFRKFLWKARISHGSWGKGPRVHDFRHTFAVHCLRRWVLEGKDLAAYLPVLKTYLGHHSFRDTSQYLRLTAELYPDITAKVSDAFGHVIPMLDGTGHDAD, from the coding sequence ATGATGACAGGCTTCACTTACAGCAGTCCCGTTCACGAATTTATTGAGGGTGTAGTTCGCAAAAAACGTGCCATGGGCTACAAATACGACTCTTGCGCTCGTACATTGTACAAATTTGATCGATTCTGCCTGGAATACGGATGTACAGAACCGGTGTTATCTAAGGAACTTGTTACTGCGTGGAGTCAAAAGCACCCAAATGAAGCACAGTCCACTTTACGGAACAGGGTAGGTGTTGTACGGCAACTTGCCGTATATGTGAATCGCCTCGGCGCTAACGCCTACATACTTCCGAAGAACACCATCCCTAAAGGCCCACGGTACGTTCCGCATATTTTTAGCAACAAAGAACTTGCAGCATTTTTTAGACAAACCGATGCCTGTCATGTTCAGTCTCTTGCACCCCACAGGCACTGGATTATGCCCTTGCTGTTCCGTATGTTGTATGGCTGTGGACTGCGTGTTTCAGAGGCATTAAATCTTAGGCTCCAAGACGTTGATCTGCAGAGTGGTGTGTTGACGATCCTGGATGGAAAATTGAACAAGGACCGTTTGGTTCCGCTGTCAGCAGAACTTGTTGCGCGCTGTGAAGCTTACATGAAGCGCGTTCACTTATTTTCGGATGAAATCACTTATTTTTTCCCCGCTCCTAACGGACAGGCAGTAACCAGGGGGAACGTCTACAAGAACTTCCGAAAGTTCCTCTGGAAAGCGCGCATCTCTCACGGGAGCTGGGGAAAAGGGCCCCGGGTGCACGACTTTCGTCACACCTTTGCGGTTCATTGTTTGAGACGATGGGTTCTTGAGGGTAAAGATTTGGCTGCTTACCTACCTGTCCTCAAGACATATTTAGGACACCATTCGTTTCGTGACACGTCCCAGTATCTGAGGCTGACCGCTGAGCTATATCCTGATATTACAGCCAAGGTAAGCGACGCCTTTGGTCATGTCATACCGATGCTCGACGGAACTGGTCATGATGCCGACTGA
- a CDS encoding FGGY-family carbohydrate kinase, producing MYVLGIDVGTQGARVHLVNTADGQLVLSDSEDFPGVSTTAAHGMFEQDPQKWITAMTTCLKNIVTRLPELHVDAKDIVAISATSTSGTIVPLDKTGAPLSPAVMYSDSRSSQEAIRLNQQMEKLGLDLGVQFSPSYSLPKILWHMNQQPEWLNDVSLWTDPTSYLLGYLSGEFVSDETNVLKMGYDLVLNKWPFSLLESVGIEPNVLPKVIKSGTVIGSIRESIAQTVGLSKSTLVVGGMTDGCASQVASGAVNPGEWNSTIGTTLVIKGVTLTRPTDPNHLVYSHKHPNGYWMPGAASNTGGIAISTDFSNGDLPGLNQDVLHHSPSGLLIYPLKSAGERFPFLKPNAIGFIKGSFSSDVHRYAGYLEGISFIEKLSFEKISSLVSNLISTVHVSGGSANSVPWLQIRADVLNAAIKRTKNSSGAMGAAILAASNTVYSSLDLAVSSMVVHDLFVTPRSEFVQKYEYWYGKFKDELINRGYIQS from the coding sequence GTGTACGTCTTAGGAATTGATGTAGGCACCCAAGGAGCTAGGGTACATTTGGTCAATACTGCCGACGGGCAACTGGTGCTGAGTGACAGCGAGGACTTTCCTGGTGTCTCAACCACGGCAGCTCATGGCATGTTTGAACAGGATCCCCAGAAATGGATTACTGCGATGACTACCTGTCTCAAAAACATTGTTACAAGGCTCCCTGAGTTACATGTCGACGCAAAGGACATTGTTGCAATCTCTGCAACCTCTACATCTGGAACCATTGTACCGTTAGATAAAACCGGTGCTCCTCTTTCGCCTGCAGTGATGTACAGCGATTCAAGATCATCCCAGGAAGCCATTCGACTAAATCAACAAATGGAAAAGTTGGGGCTTGACCTAGGCGTTCAGTTCTCACCTTCCTATTCCCTGCCAAAGATTCTGTGGCACATGAACCAGCAGCCCGAGTGGCTTAACGATGTTTCCCTTTGGACGGATCCAACCAGTTATCTCCTCGGTTACTTAAGTGGAGAGTTTGTCTCTGATGAAACAAATGTACTGAAAATGGGTTATGACCTTGTGTTGAACAAATGGCCGTTTTCCCTTCTTGAATCTGTCGGCATCGAACCGAACGTATTACCGAAGGTGATAAAGTCCGGAACTGTCATTGGGTCAATTCGAGAATCCATTGCTCAAACGGTCGGTCTTTCGAAATCAACCCTTGTTGTCGGGGGCATGACAGACGGTTGCGCGTCTCAAGTGGCATCAGGAGCTGTGAATCCGGGCGAATGGAATTCTACGATAGGCACCACTCTTGTGATTAAAGGCGTCACGTTAACCCGCCCAACCGATCCCAATCATCTTGTTTATTCACACAAACACCCCAATGGCTACTGGATGCCCGGCGCTGCTAGCAATACAGGAGGCATCGCCATTTCGACAGACTTTTCCAATGGAGACCTTCCTGGTTTAAACCAGGATGTCCTGCACCATTCTCCATCGGGTTTGTTAATTTACCCCCTCAAATCCGCTGGGGAACGCTTTCCATTCTTAAAGCCGAATGCGATCGGTTTTATCAAAGGCTCCTTCTCATCGGATGTGCACCGATATGCAGGATATCTCGAAGGTATCAGTTTTATCGAAAAATTATCTTTTGAAAAAATCTCATCTTTAGTTTCAAATTTGATTTCAACTGTCCATGTTTCGGGAGGCAGCGCGAATAGCGTTCCCTGGCTGCAAATCCGTGCGGACGTACTAAATGCCGCTATTAAACGGACAAAAAACAGCTCTGGTGCAATGGGCGCAGCCATTCTTGCTGCTTCCAACACAGTCTACTCGAGTCTAGACTTAGCTGTGTCATCAATGGTCGTCCATGACTTATTCGTTACTCCAAGGTCCGAGTTTGTTCAGAAGTATGAGTACTGGTACGGGAAGTTCAAAGATGAATTAATCAACAGGGGCTACATTCAATCTTAG
- a CDS encoding site-specific integrase, translating to MGNPTFPELVAGLESELYRLHYNEKSIEYYRRMWRRIGKFLEDEGADHFREELGIRFLDKEYHFSELERTGDLTQSIINAGRVVRMLGDFQQHGSVLRRYYKHRELVQSDELKLTLSDYANHCRQKEYSTVTQNHYRRIAEKFLSFLESQRVFSCSDIQPRHLADYINTLLGYSFKFVELQLCALRSFLRFLHTVGVLTEDLKDSLPALQSRKQQRIPSVWTPEQVTKLLSVIDRGSSAGKRDYAMILLVARLGIRTLDVKHLKLENLKWRDNRIELVQSKTSRMLGLPLLPDVGWAIIDYLKNGRPKVDSPYVFLRHLAPLEPFSDEDRLHQIITKYMKMAKISVSPKKKRGMHSLRHTLATRLLEENTPLSVISDILGHVNSDTTAVYLKVDVDRLRECALDPEAVFE from the coding sequence ATGGGCAACCCAACTTTTCCAGAACTTGTGGCTGGGCTTGAGAGTGAGCTGTATCGACTGCATTACAACGAGAAGTCAATTGAGTATTACCGTAGAATGTGGCGCCGTATTGGAAAGTTTCTTGAAGACGAAGGGGCTGACCACTTCCGGGAAGAGCTCGGCATTCGTTTTTTAGACAAGGAATACCATTTTTCCGAGTTAGAACGAACCGGGGATCTGACCCAGTCTATTATTAACGCTGGCCGAGTTGTGAGAATGCTAGGGGACTTCCAGCAACACGGCAGTGTGTTACGAAGATACTATAAGCACCGAGAGCTAGTGCAGTCAGATGAGTTGAAACTGACATTAAGTGATTACGCCAACCATTGTCGGCAGAAGGAATACTCCACGGTTACACAAAACCACTACAGGAGAATCGCCGAAAAGTTTTTGAGCTTTTTGGAGTCACAACGGGTGTTCAGTTGTTCGGATATTCAACCTCGGCATTTAGCTGACTACATTAACACGTTGCTGGGGTATAGCTTTAAGTTTGTGGAATTGCAGTTGTGTGCTCTACGGTCGTTCTTACGTTTCCTTCACACCGTTGGTGTTCTTACCGAGGATTTGAAGGACAGCCTGCCAGCCCTTCAGTCGAGGAAGCAACAGCGTATTCCGTCAGTCTGGACGCCGGAGCAGGTAACAAAGTTATTGAGCGTAATTGACCGCGGCAGTTCTGCGGGGAAAAGAGACTATGCAATGATTCTCCTCGTGGCACGACTGGGCATCCGAACCTTGGATGTAAAACACTTGAAACTCGAGAATCTCAAATGGAGAGACAACCGAATTGAGTTGGTCCAGTCGAAGACGTCCAGGATGTTAGGTCTCCCACTTCTCCCCGATGTCGGTTGGGCGATTATTGATTATCTGAAAAACGGACGGCCCAAGGTCGACTCACCTTACGTATTTCTTCGTCACCTCGCCCCATTAGAGCCCTTCTCGGACGAAGATCGATTACACCAAATCATTACCAAGTATATGAAGATGGCCAAAATCTCGGTGTCCCCCAAAAAGAAGAGAGGCATGCATTCGCTACGCCACACCCTAGCCACCCGGTTGCTCGAAGAAAACACGCCCCTGTCAGTCATCTCCGATATATTGGGCCATGTGAACTCAGATACAACGGCCGTGTACCTCAAGGTAGATGTGGATAGACTCCGCGAGTGTGCTCTAGACCCTGAGGCGGTGTTCGAATGA
- a CDS encoding ABC transporter substrate-binding protein, which yields MHWRKVRATAFTGVAALGTASLVVGCGGSTGVAQGSSSKQATGSFNWQRDKGTTINVLFDKHPYADAIIQQLPQFEKQTGITVKYTEVPEDSYFDKVSTDLSTHNGNPDVFMTGSYQMWEYASAGYIQKLDPYINNSSITNSNYDISDFIPGVLNGDKWDLKAGDPAGTGSQWAIPMGFEMYDLEYNKQAFAKLHLSPPKTLQELYQDAVKLNGWNGPGSYGIAVRGSRSWATIHPGYMSAYTNAGAKDFTIQNGKLVSGVDSPQSIQLTDLWTKMIKQAGPPSWSTYTWYQASADLGAGKAAMLYDADIAAFFQNQKGASKEAGNIAWAPAPLPTGATTQGSNEWIWSLAMNNYSKNKDAAWLFMQWATGKEHDTWGALNADLVNPARQSIWKMPQFQARLKDNTGYYSTFEDQINNTKIEFTPQPDFFETTTDWAAELQKIESGQISASAGMKELAASMNKTVVNVKAGQ from the coding sequence ATGCATTGGAGAAAGGTTAGAGCAACCGCTTTCACAGGTGTTGCAGCTCTAGGTACGGCATCTCTTGTTGTTGGATGTGGCGGTTCAACGGGGGTAGCTCAAGGTTCTTCCTCTAAGCAAGCTACTGGTAGTTTTAATTGGCAAAGAGACAAAGGAACGACGATTAATGTTTTGTTTGACAAACACCCGTATGCCGATGCAATTATTCAGCAACTTCCCCAGTTTGAAAAACAAACTGGTATTACCGTGAAATACACTGAGGTCCCCGAGGACAGCTACTTCGACAAGGTAAGTACAGATCTTAGCACGCACAATGGCAACCCGGATGTCTTTATGACGGGTTCCTATCAGATGTGGGAATACGCGTCAGCGGGGTACATTCAAAAGTTGGATCCATACATTAATAACTCAAGTATCACGAATTCCAATTATGACATTTCCGACTTTATTCCTGGAGTGTTAAATGGTGACAAGTGGGATTTGAAAGCTGGAGATCCGGCAGGAACAGGCAGTCAATGGGCCATCCCTATGGGATTTGAAATGTATGATCTTGAGTACAATAAGCAAGCGTTTGCAAAACTTCACTTATCGCCTCCGAAAACGCTTCAAGAATTGTATCAAGATGCTGTGAAACTCAACGGCTGGAATGGACCTGGGTCCTACGGTATCGCAGTTCGCGGTTCTCGCAGCTGGGCGACAATCCACCCTGGATATATGTCCGCCTACACAAATGCCGGCGCGAAAGACTTCACGATTCAAAATGGAAAGCTAGTCAGCGGTGTTGACTCACCTCAATCTATTCAACTTACCGATTTATGGACAAAGATGATTAAGCAGGCCGGACCGCCGTCCTGGTCGACGTACACGTGGTATCAAGCTTCGGCGGATTTAGGGGCTGGTAAAGCTGCGATGCTCTATGATGCAGACATTGCTGCATTCTTCCAAAACCAAAAAGGTGCATCCAAAGAAGCTGGCAACATTGCTTGGGCTCCGGCTCCTCTGCCAACGGGAGCAACCACACAAGGATCCAATGAATGGATTTGGTCTTTGGCAATGAACAACTATTCAAAGAATAAAGACGCTGCATGGTTATTCATGCAATGGGCTACGGGTAAAGAACACGATACATGGGGAGCTCTAAATGCCGACCTTGTCAACCCGGCTCGTCAGTCTATCTGGAAAATGCCGCAGTTCCAAGCTCGACTGAAGGACAATACAGGGTACTACTCTACATTTGAAGATCAAATTAATAATACGAAAATCGAGTTCACTCCTCAACCGGACTTCTTTGAGACAACAACAGATTGGGCTGCTGAATTGCAAAAAATTGAATCCGGACAGATTTCAGCATCGGCCGGAATGAAAGAGTTAGCGGCAAGTATGAATAAAACTGTTGTGAACGTGAAGGCTGGGCAGTAA
- a CDS encoding carbohydrate ABC transporter permease, with protein MRTVWTASRIVLLVLYAIFALFPILWMLVISFKSDSQMFNTIWIFKPTLQNYKQVLGASGYLGFFLNNIIVSAGAVLLSIVVGVPAAYALARFNFKGRENLAFTFLSFQFAPALLIVLPLFIIYQQIGLYDSYFGLIWVYQLITLPLLIWVLRGYFEDISVEIEYAAQLDGYSWWRVFVKMLLPLIGPGLVAAGLLSFIFAWNNFTFPLMLANNNVETVTVASLNFIASDTVHYGQMAAASTISVLPEIILALSIQRYLVRGLSFGAVKG; from the coding sequence ATGAGGACAGTATGGACTGCGTCGAGGATAGTCCTCTTAGTATTGTACGCTATATTTGCACTGTTCCCAATCCTTTGGATGCTTGTCATTTCATTTAAATCAGACTCGCAAATGTTTAACACGATTTGGATTTTTAAACCGACTCTACAAAACTATAAGCAGGTTCTTGGAGCTTCAGGGTATCTCGGTTTCTTCTTGAACAACATTATCGTGAGTGCTGGGGCAGTTTTACTGTCTATTGTAGTAGGGGTACCGGCTGCTTATGCTCTCGCAAGATTTAATTTTAAAGGTAGAGAGAACCTGGCTTTTACTTTCCTGTCGTTTCAGTTCGCACCTGCGCTGCTGATTGTACTTCCCCTGTTTATTATTTACCAGCAAATCGGTTTGTACGACTCGTACTTCGGGCTGATTTGGGTGTATCAGTTAATCACTCTTCCGCTTCTGATATGGGTACTTCGTGGGTATTTTGAAGATATATCTGTAGAAATTGAATACGCAGCTCAATTGGATGGCTACAGTTGGTGGCGAGTCTTTGTCAAAATGCTCCTTCCGTTGATTGGACCAGGGTTAGTAGCGGCAGGATTACTATCCTTCATCTTCGCGTGGAATAACTTCACTTTCCCTCTAATGCTTGCGAACAACAATGTTGAAACGGTTACAGTCGCTTCTCTTAACTTTATTGCATCTGATACGGTTCATTATGGCCAAATGGCAGCAGCTTCAACCATTTCTGTTCTGCCGGAAATCATCTTAGCACTCTCCATTCAACGTTATCTCGTTCGGGGACTAAGTTTCGGCGCTGTGAAAGGATAG
- a CDS encoding DeoR/GlpR family DNA-binding transcription regulator, whose translation MGKLYSEDRRGAILELLKQNSRASVSDLAQKLDVSEVTIRTDLRMLEQSKLLHRTHGGAIISDEESLSFANRLNMHRTEKSRIATAAFEHIKNHDSILLDASSTCLELAKLIRRSDKTVTITTYSLLAAQELVDNPKLNVFLIGGAIRNQNSVEGVLGASLLDSVYPEKYFFSARGITQDGELMDFDLYELELKNLLFTRSKMRYCLVDSSKINRSSVGRFGSLQESDYLFTDNSAPKEFSYTASKLKITFC comes from the coding sequence ATGGGAAAACTATACTCTGAAGACCGTAGGGGTGCCATTCTGGAATTGCTCAAACAAAATTCGAGAGCATCAGTATCGGATCTCGCACAAAAGTTAGATGTTTCTGAAGTGACGATTCGAACAGATCTCCGAATGTTGGAGCAGAGCAAATTGTTGCACAGAACCCACGGCGGTGCAATTATTTCCGACGAAGAAAGCTTAAGTTTTGCAAATCGTTTAAATATGCATCGAACAGAAAAAAGTCGTATTGCTACAGCGGCGTTTGAGCACATCAAAAATCATGATTCGATTTTATTAGATGCCAGTTCAACCTGTTTGGAATTAGCGAAATTAATTCGACGCTCCGATAAGACTGTGACAATTACTACCTATAGTCTGTTGGCCGCGCAAGAACTGGTTGATAATCCAAAGCTCAATGTCTTTTTGATCGGCGGGGCAATCCGGAATCAAAATAGTGTCGAGGGAGTGTTGGGGGCTAGCTTGTTAGACAGTGTTTATCCGGAAAAGTATTTTTTCTCTGCCCGGGGGATTACGCAAGATGGAGAATTGATGGATTTTGACCTCTATGAATTAGAGTTGAAGAATTTGTTGTTTACTAGAAGTAAAATGCGGTACTGTCTCGTTGACTCCTCAAAGATTAATCGTTCATCGGTGGGGAGGTTTGGTTCATTACAAGAATCAGATTATCTGTTTACGGACAATAGTGCCCCTAAAGAATTTTCATATACTGCGTCGAAATTAAAAATTACGTTTTGTTGA
- a CDS encoding carbohydrate ABC transporter permease codes for MNSAMEQNLQVAKDAPIRAADVKWTRKYRPYLVLAPSLLLTIGVLYPFFMAIYYSLTNFSFKQPTYTFIGFENYVNMFSDPSFWHGTLVTTEYAILSTGFELLLGIGIAMLLNMQNWFSKVMRMVLVFPLMIAPVIATLIWQLMTNPSVGVIAHYLRIIGLGGFKWGASPHSALFSVVIIDVWVYTPFVILLVLAGLQSLPKSPFEAAELDGGSQWFTFKNLTLPLLMPFIMIALIFRLMLSTQEFEIIFALTNGGPGDTLMSLSLMSYNQGFLNMNFGSALTYMIFLWVIVYIVSQFLVNYWMKAQKKASGM; via the coding sequence ATGAATTCTGCAATGGAACAGAACCTTCAAGTAGCGAAAGACGCACCCATAAGGGCCGCAGATGTAAAGTGGACGCGCAAATATCGCCCTTATTTAGTGCTCGCTCCATCTCTGTTACTGACCATCGGTGTTTTGTATCCATTCTTTATGGCGATTTATTATTCGTTAACCAACTTTTCGTTTAAACAACCTACGTATACCTTTATTGGTTTCGAAAACTATGTAAACATGTTTTCTGACCCGAGTTTTTGGCACGGGACACTTGTGACAACTGAATATGCCATTCTTTCTACAGGTTTTGAGTTGCTCTTAGGTATCGGTATAGCAATGTTGTTGAACATGCAGAATTGGTTCTCTAAAGTTATGCGCATGGTTCTGGTGTTTCCCCTCATGATTGCGCCTGTCATCGCCACATTAATTTGGCAGTTAATGACGAATCCCTCTGTAGGTGTAATCGCTCACTATTTACGGATAATTGGATTAGGTGGGTTTAAGTGGGGAGCCTCTCCTCACTCAGCGTTGTTCTCCGTAGTGATAATCGATGTGTGGGTTTACACTCCATTTGTAATCCTTCTTGTTCTCGCTGGGCTGCAATCGTTACCAAAGTCGCCCTTCGAGGCAGCCGAATTAGACGGCGGTTCGCAGTGGTTTACTTTCAAGAATCTTACACTCCCGCTTCTCATGCCTTTTATAATGATTGCGTTAATCTTCCGGTTGATGCTGTCCACACAGGAGTTCGAAATCATTTTTGCTTTAACAAACGGCGGACCAGGAGACACGCTTATGTCCCTTTCCTTAATGTCCTATAATCAAGGTTTTCTTAACATGAACTTTGGAAGTGCTCTCACATACATGATTTTCTTGTGGGTCATTGTCTATATCGTGAGTCAATTCCTTGTGAATTACTGGATGAAAGCACAAAAGAAAGCTTCAGGAATGTGA
- a CDS encoding IS1380 family transposase — protein MNFNPRVKMNFDGGDLTSDAGLLLYKEFDHKLGLSEAVEELLVVHDSVFHRDHPNSDVVLQKLYQHIAGYHTDDHADDLAVEPLLTMLLGKESLASQPTLSRFNDKADIATSKSLECVNETLQRRVYAIKPQNQFVFDLDSSSFAAYGKQHGANFNYHYQQHGFHPLFCFDGLTGDCLRAELRAGNVYTSRQVVRFVGPILNRYGRLNPDSLIVIRGDSGFAVPGLFELAETKGHKYAIRLKSNARLQSIAQVMADPLLNAERLHKRQVHYREFMYQASSWEHARRVVVKMERPAGELLFQFTFIVTNMTLQPKNIIRFYCQRGHMENFIKEAKNGFACDKMSSTDFEANVVKLQLAILAYNFNNWFRRLCVPEKMQSSRMETLRTKLVKVAGKLAHSGRYWTWKLCSSCVYRKEFIQTLKNVAALPRFG, from the coding sequence ATGAACTTCAACCCCAGGGTGAAAATGAATTTTGACGGCGGCGACTTGACCTCGGATGCTGGACTGCTCCTATACAAAGAATTCGATCACAAACTGGGCCTATCCGAAGCGGTAGAAGAACTGCTCGTGGTTCATGATTCGGTCTTTCATCGGGATCATCCAAATAGCGACGTGGTTCTTCAGAAACTGTATCAGCACATAGCTGGCTACCATACAGACGATCACGCAGATGATTTAGCTGTAGAGCCATTGCTAACTATGCTGCTGGGAAAGGAAAGCTTGGCCTCACAACCTACTTTGTCTCGTTTCAACGATAAAGCGGATATTGCGACTTCCAAATCTCTGGAGTGTGTGAATGAAACGTTGCAGCGTCGCGTGTACGCTATAAAACCCCAGAACCAATTCGTTTTTGATTTGGATTCCTCCAGCTTTGCTGCCTACGGAAAACAGCATGGAGCGAATTTCAATTACCACTACCAGCAACATGGATTTCATCCGTTGTTTTGCTTTGACGGTCTGACCGGTGATTGTCTGCGAGCAGAGCTTCGTGCAGGCAACGTATACACTTCCCGTCAAGTCGTCCGGTTTGTGGGACCAATTCTGAATCGATACGGTAGGCTGAACCCGGATAGCCTCATCGTCATTCGTGGCGATAGTGGGTTTGCCGTTCCAGGGCTGTTTGAGTTGGCGGAAACCAAGGGTCATAAATACGCCATCCGCCTCAAGTCAAACGCACGGCTACAGTCCATTGCGCAGGTCATGGCGGATCCATTACTAAACGCTGAAAGATTACACAAACGACAAGTCCATTACAGGGAATTCATGTATCAAGCATCCAGTTGGGAACATGCCCGCCGGGTGGTCGTGAAGATGGAACGTCCGGCTGGTGAACTGTTGTTTCAATTCACATTTATCGTGACCAATATGACGCTGCAGCCCAAGAACATCATTCGCTTTTACTGCCAGCGCGGTCATATGGAGAATTTCATCAAGGAAGCCAAAAATGGATTTGCGTGCGATAAGATGAGCAGTACAGACTTTGAAGCGAATGTCGTGAAACTCCAGTTAGCCATACTTGCGTATAACTTTAACAACTGGTTTCGCCGATTGTGTGTACCAGAGAAAATGCAATCAAGTCGGATGGAGACTTTGCGAACCAAACTGGTCAAAGTTGCGGGGAAGCTAGCTCACTCTGGCCGATACTGGACTTGGAAATTGTGCAGTTCGTGTGTGTATCGAAAAGAGTTCATTCAGACGCTTAAAAACGTAGCCGCATTACCGCGGTTCGGTTGA
- a CDS encoding tyrosine-type recombinase/integrase translates to MLSKYLTSYLPGRRNVSSNTVRSYRDTFRLLLMYCQDVRKLRIEKLALKDIDEPLIVGFIDWLGHERHNGTTTQNQRLACIHGFCRYAQIEDPVGLLSYQRVLSIPMKKAAKPTVNHLTPDALKLILAQPDLSKASGRRDLTLLSLLYDTGARVQELVDLKVRDVRLEAPPVVILTGKGRKTRQVPLMPNTHTLLKRYMDEFHLFRDVSQDNPLFMNRMHGKLTTEGVNFILNKYVSRAREVSVTIPERVTPHVLRHTKAMHLLQAGVNLIYIRDLLGHVDISTTEIYARADTELKRKALETAYPSPTVPDLPEWSQDESLLAWLDKL, encoded by the coding sequence ATGCTATCCAAATACCTCACATCTTATCTTCCTGGCCGGCGAAACGTTAGCTCGAATACGGTTCGGTCGTACCGTGACACTTTCAGGCTGCTTCTCATGTATTGCCAGGATGTTCGGAAGTTAAGGATTGAGAAGCTTGCTCTCAAGGATATTGATGAACCGCTTATTGTCGGTTTCATCGATTGGCTCGGGCATGAGAGACACAACGGAACTACTACTCAAAACCAACGACTGGCCTGTATCCATGGATTCTGCCGGTACGCGCAGATTGAAGACCCTGTTGGTTTATTGTCATACCAACGGGTGCTGTCGATTCCAATGAAAAAGGCAGCAAAGCCAACTGTGAATCACCTTACCCCCGACGCGTTAAAGCTGATTCTGGCGCAACCGGATTTGTCGAAGGCAAGTGGTCGGCGCGACCTAACCCTGCTCTCTCTTCTATATGACACAGGGGCGAGAGTACAGGAACTCGTGGATCTCAAAGTTCGTGATGTCCGATTGGAAGCCCCACCAGTCGTGATCCTAACCGGAAAAGGCCGCAAAACGCGGCAAGTTCCACTCATGCCGAACACGCACACCTTATTAAAACGGTACATGGACGAATTCCATCTATTTCGGGATGTCTCACAGGACAATCCACTTTTTATGAACCGGATGCACGGAAAACTAACGACCGAGGGTGTGAACTTCATCTTGAACAAATATGTTTCCCGGGCACGAGAGGTATCCGTGACAATTCCAGAGCGCGTAACACCACATGTTCTTCGACACACAAAGGCCATGCATCTACTACAGGCAGGCGTGAATCTAATTTACATCCGTGATCTACTAGGCCACGTTGATATTTCGACTACTGAGATTTACGCTCGTGCAGACACAGAACTGAAGCGCAAGGCCCTTGAGACAGCGTATCCCAGTCCAACCGTACCCGATTTACCGGAATGGAGCCAAGACGAGAGTCTACTCGCCTGGCTAGATAAGCTTTAA